In a genomic window of Methanocaldococcus sp.:
- a CDS encoding thermonuclease family protein: protein MEEKKVIIVFDNIAPKKDCYGRYLTYIFYYYGKGYEDLLLNGYARVYSYYKNGQWIIPDFELKEQFIKDEEFAKQHHLGVWSYNS, encoded by the coding sequence TTGGAGGAAAAAAAAGTAATTATAGTTTTTGATAACATAGCTCCTAAAAAAGATTGTTACGGCAGATATTTAACTTATATATTCTATTATTATGGGAAAGGTTATGAAGATTTACTTCTCAATGGATATGCGAGAGTCTATTCTTATTATAAAAATGGACAGTGGATTATTCCAGACTTTGAACTTAAAGAACAATTTATAAAAGATGAAGAATTTGCTAAACAACATCATTTAGGGGTTTGGAGCTACAATTCGTAA